The following proteins come from a genomic window of Hydractinia symbiolongicarpus strain clone_291-10 chromosome 2, HSymV2.1, whole genome shotgun sequence:
- the LOC130629916 gene encoding major centromere autoantigen B-like — translation MASVAVSKRSRADNKSCKIKYSALKELEKGTAPKDVAKAFTIPSSTLSTWKKIRKGLISKRSKPEKSEDANKAVHKWLLVMRSENIPISGVILKEKALEFAEELGVG, via the exons ATGGCGTCTGTGGCAGTGTCAAAAAGAAGTAGAGCCGATAACAAgtcctgtaaaataaaatacagtgccctcaaagagcttgaaaaaggaACTGCTCCAAAGGATGTTGCAAAAGCTTTCACTATTCCTTCAAGCACATTGTCGACgtggaaaaaaataagaaaagggTTAATCTCGAAGAGATCAAAACCTGAAAAATCTGAAGATGCGAACAAGGCTGTTCATAAGTGGCTACTTGTGATGAGAAGCGAAAATATTCCGATAAGTGGAGTGATTCTGAAGGAGAAAGCTCTTGAGTTCGCAGAAGAACTGGGT GTTGGTTAA
- the LOC130629917 gene encoding tigger transposable element-derived protein 6-like produces MTAPWSETTLPTILSRYPLENIFNADEFGLFFQCLPNKSLHMKGEKCFGGKHSKVRLTGLAAGNALGERLPMFVIGKSVKPRCFKGVKTLPCRYRSQKKSWMSGELFEDWVREFDRKFSVSKRKIALIVDNCTAHPHVEKLEWVQLIFLPPNTTSHTQPMDQGIIRALKANYRSLAVRKLIKALDEKVSIPKFSILAAMFMLRKAWNDIDNQTFTNCFQKSEISQKDAENAINEDDDPFKDLVSSEVEEDPIPTLDADLSFQART; encoded by the coding sequence ATGACAGCACCATGGTCAGAGACAACCTTACCAACCATTTTGTCCCGCTATCCTttggaaaacattttcaatGCCGACGAATTCGGGCTCTTCTTCCAATGCCTTCCAAATAAATCTCTGCACATGAAAGGTGAAAAGTGCTTTGGAGGAAAGCATAGTAAAGTCAGACTTACTGGGTTAGCTGCTGGCAATGCCTTAGGAGAGCGCTTACCAATGTTTGTAATCGGAAAGTCTGTCAAACCTCGTTGCTTTAAAGGTGTCAAAACACTACCCTGTCGATACCGTTCGCAAAAAAAGAGCTGGATGTCTGGAGAGCTGTTCGAAGATTGGGTACGCGAGTTTGATCGAAAATTTTCTGTCTCTAAACGAAAAATTGCTCTGATTGTTGACAATTGCACCGCTCATCCTCATGTTGAAAAGCTGGAATGGGTACAATTAATCTTCCTTCCTCCGAATACAACGTCGCATACTCAACCTATGGACCAAGGAATCATTCGTGCACTGAAAGCGAATTATCGATCGTTAGCAGTCCGCAAGTTAATAAAAGCATTGGATGAAAAAGTCTCTATCCCGAAGTTCTCGATTCTTGCTGCTATGTTCATGCTTAGAAAAGCGTGGAACGATATTGACAACCAAACCTTTACCAACTGTTTTCAGAAATCAGAAATTTCCCAGAAGGATGCTGAAAATGCCATCAACGAAGATGACGATCCATTCAAAGACCTTGTCAGTAGCGAGGTAGAAGAGGACCCAATCCCGACCCTCGATGCTGATCTCTCGTTCCAAGCTCGTACATAA